TTTAGTTCGTGCGCGAACCTTCGAATCGACCCAACGTGACGAGAAAGATACGTTTGTTGCGCAAACGCTTCCGAACGCAATATGGGTGCCTATCCGACACAAACTCGCTGGGGTGGAACTATACTGATCGCGATAGTGCTTATGTTCATTATCATGGTGCATCGATCTAGTGCGGCCGACTCGATTTGTGAGCGAATAGACTTCAACGATATAAATACGTGGAAAGTGCAACAGTGTTCTGGACCATTTCGCGAGATCTTTCGCCTGAGAGCGTACGGTTCGACGTCACTGTTTCGACCATTTCGGGAACGCGTTACCTACTTCCTGTCGAACGATGTGCGTGGCATTAGCTGTACGGAATCGATCAACAGTTTCTACATGAACGCGTTTACGGAGATTCGTATGATTTATCAGCTAATGTTTAGAAATCCTTGTCTGCTAACGCTCATGGTGTACGATTTGGATATGATGGATGAGTTTGGAGAGCCGCTGTTAGCTCAAAACTGGACCACGCGTGCTCAAACATCCACGTGGAGCTTATTTGTGGGAAAGGTGGAACGAGAAATTCGCCGAGCAAGAATACAGCTGCAAGCAGACATGAGTGCGGATGGTGAGCTGGCGATCGAGTACATAACAGTCTACAATCCTCTGGTGCTCGAAGAGTTTTGCATGGTGCTGGATGAGTTCTACACAACACCCGAGCTAACCACTGCAACCACTAGACCTACCACGACCACAACATCGCTTGCATCCACAACTACGAGGCGAACGAGAAGCACTACTACATCCACAACGATGATGCCGTCTACTACGACAACAACGACCAGGCCTACCACAACATCACCCACTACAACCACTGCTTCTAcaactaccactactactgtcACTACGACGcctaccaccactactacaaCTCCTATGACTACAACCACTACTACGACTCCTTCGACTACAACCACTACTACGACTCCTTCGACTACAACCACTACTACGACTCCTTCGACTACAACCACTACTACGACTCCTTCGACTACAACCACTACTACGACTCCTTCGACTACAACCACTACTACGACTCCTTCGACTACAACCACTACTACGACTCCTTTgactacaactactactacgacTCCTTCgactacaactactactacgacGTCTACCACCACTGCTACAACTCCTACTACTACAACCACTACTACGACTCCTTCGACTACAACCACTACTACGACTCCTTCGACATCAACTCCTTCTACTACTGCAACCGCCTCTACTCATCCTATCACTACTTCTATTACTACCTCTACCATAATAACTTCTACTAGAACTGCGACAACCACAGCACCGCCAACAACTGCTAGTCCTCCATCAAGCACACCCtttcaaaatgaaacaacaaacataattACTACTTCCACTACATTCGCTACTATCGTCCCAACTACTTCTTCAACGGTGACAAGTACAACTGCTATCGTCACGTCAACAACACCGattacatttttcacaacAACTTCTACAGTTCCGACCATTACTAGCACCGACGATACAACATCAACGCAATCGAAAACTACTGAACCGCCAACAACTAGCACTACTGTGACGTACACGACAACGCGAAGACGACGTACTACGACCACTACTTTGAgttcgacgacgacgacgacttcAACGACACTTACAAACTATCCCGATCGTACAACAACGCTGCCAACGACGAGTGTCCCTGTGaaaactacaacaacaacgacgacaacAATTGCGCCCAGAACGACCACCAACTCTACCAACACTACTACCACGTCCACCCAGAGTACCACTGTTCCTCTCACGTCTAGCAGTACAAATCTTCCGTCTACACCTTCAACGCCATCTACACCGAACAGTCCCGTACCGTCCACGACGACAGTGCCTTACACGACCAGGATATCTACACCACCAACGCCCTGGAATATATCTTCCACGACGGAAACATATgctcccaccaccaccaccaccactgacCTTCCCTCGTCAATGCCAACGACACTGCCGATAGTGAATCTTCCGAACGCATCGGTTGCCCTATGGATAGCACTGAGCGGTGTGTTTATTGTGCTGTTCATACTCGCATCGGCCATGGCTCTATACATCTACGTATCTGGTGCTGAGCTTCATCAAGCGCTCGGTAGCGTGGGCCACTTTTTCACCTGCACCAAACGTGACCGTGCTGGAACAGGGAATGAGGATGACCAGCAGCCGTACGGTACGGATCAGCCGAACAATTTCGATCCGTTTGACACGTTCTACGGCCAGCAGCAACTGAAGAACAGACTGCGACCAAAgcacaacagcatcagcagcattagcaacaacagcagcaaagcgATCCGCCAAAAGTATCCCAAATTTAATGTCGACCCTTACCAGCAAGGCACAATTGCGGAAGGGTCGATGAATGCAGCATCGCTCGACCAACCACGCTTCGATCTAATGGACGATATCGACGTCATCAAGTACAAAAATAGGCTTAACAAACTTTAACAACAGCAGACGGTAAATGATGTTGCTTGACGTGACGGTGTTCAAGTCACGCGCCCAAAATTAACGGACAACGAACAAGAAAGTGTTTCGTATGTTTTGGCATTAAACAACTATCGCATCCGGGAGAAAATAATGGTAACATCCGTACCCGTAGATAAGTGTTATCTGTTTTGCAACAAATCTCATGTAAagcggttctttttttttaacatcgtTTCAGTGTTGTTTTCGCACAACGGCAAGATGCTTTTGCTTTCATCAATCCTTTCGAACTGAGGGCAGCTGATGCTGAGCTGTCCAACCAAACACTTCCCAAAGACGACGCGATGTTCCGATACGAATGGCACAGTCGTTGTACGCATGTCCGTCCGAACCATAgtccaaaaaatgcaaacctgGGGAGCGATGATATTCATTTCTGCTCCGCATAAAGTTCATGCATATGAACCACGTTCCGTGCAACAGTTTCCTCGTCGGTGGAGCGATGTTCAGTGATGTGTGTACTAAAAGCTACCTGCGTCGAAAATTAGCGTCAGCAAACAGTTTTGATTGTTTCTACTCTAGATGTCACTACACGCAAAATGCAAATTGACCAACACTGAATTAGCTTCAGGTGCACGTGCACGGGTTCCATGAGTGAGGTGTGTcagtgtgtgcattttttttttaccgagaGATTTTGTGAATTGGATCGCTGAATAAACATAGCCTAGTAGAAAATTAAGCGCAATGTAAGCAATTGTGCACGGCTGTTActttcttacgaaaaaaaaaagctgtattGATAAAGTGTTCCCATTCGTTCCTATGTAACAATCGATTGTTGAGAATATCGTCCATCGAACGCACTTCATCACACATGTTGTGGTTTCAAATTATTCTACCATACCACACCAGGAGTACGACTAATCGCTCCTCAAACGCAGATATTCATTAATTAGTGGTCACTACAGTGGCGGCTATCAGTAAAGTTGCTTGCTCCAAACATCGGACTGGAGTAAACATCTATTCAAGATAGCTCTAAAATCTTAAAGGTAGTTCGATAGACCATATGATAAGCTTTGCTCAAGCACACTCAGCTCATTAGCTGCTAGCAGTGAAACTTAACGAATGACGCTGCACCATCGTTGAAAATGCCAGCTAAATGAAACAGGCAAACGATGGCATGTGCTTCGTTTCGATACTGGAATTACCGACTTCAAAAGACCACATCTTCAAAATTAGGTAAAACCGCTTCAAACTAAATTCGCAGTATGagtttaaaaagttttaagAATAAATTTACTCAGTATGTGGTTGGCGCTCTCGCGAAACCGCTTCATAGCATAATATTAAACACTTGCAAATAAGATGTTGTGCATTTGAAATTCCGTATTATTTCAGCTTTCCCAAATATTATCGCAGTGCGATTTAGGAACTTTCACACAGTACAAATAGTTTCATAAGCAGTTCATgattaacattttttgttatgcttccctccctcgttttttttttttttgtttctgttatgGCAAAGGCTTGAAAGTGAAGAACTAATTTTGCCGCTTCAAAGACAAACTCCTGCAGAGCATTCCTGCCAAGGCGCCCCAAACTAACATACCGTAGGCGAACCGTGTAAACTTTCCAAAAGAAGGAAGTATTAAAGAAAGTTTTCAGGTGTACCGACGCACGCGGTGGCAATGGGATGGAAAGTGCTTAAATTATGAGCGATGAACATTTTTACCCCGGAGATACTCTAATTACGGTGTCTGGCAATAGTTCGAATGACATTACAGCTGGATGGCAAAGACGGTGGGCCGCTATGCGGTGGCTCGGAGTACATGCTTCCCAGAACTTTTCCCAAGATTTTCGTCCATCCCTTCATTATTATTGACAGCAATGCTAAATACGGACCATAGCTTTTGTACCCCGTTTTCGGCCGCACAGGCATACTTGTGAGCAGGAGAGATCTTTAAGAGCATTGGCAGAGGACATAAGTTGGTGAGTTTTATATCAGCCAACCTCTTAGCTCTTAGCTAAAGTAAACGAGATCCTACAAATCTGTGTCCGTACGCTTGAGCGGGATTTTAAGttaatgttttcgtttgtcaacCTTTTGTTCACGTGAAGATGATACGGTAAATGGAGTAAAGGATTCTACtaattttgcttcattttgttATGTAAATACCGTTGTTCATGTGATGCGATTTAAAACTAACAGTCATTTCAGCCCCAAACGTGTAACATTCCAACTGTAATTGCTCAATATCGAAAAGGAGCATTTTGGAAACGGTAGGAATGTAGGTCCGTTCTTGAAgggaaatatattttactgCTTATTTCGTATGATATTTTAATACTTTAAAGAGCAAATAGCTTCTAAATCCCTCAAAGTCGAGAAAGGCTATAGCACCAGTTagttaaaaataaaggaaatatttttataccaCTTCAGATGATTCTTTTTCCTTGTTTCTATCTTGCTTTTTATCTCATTCTATATCTACATATAACTCTATCTGCTGAAACTATCTAGACTCGTGCGATTTTCAATTCATATTAAacctgctaggtcatgccggccatgtAATGGTATCCTAGACTAGTTGGCCACAGATGAATGGCCAGCACGGGATTCGAAATCTGCTCTTGCCGAGTGAAAGACCAATGAAACCGGTGTTCAAACCCCATCCTGACCGTTCCGTAGTGAAGGCTGACTTTCCAACCACGTGGTATCAGCGAattcttgtaagccattcgatggctggagTGACCAGGTAGGTAGTTGAGCTATTAGatgcgcaaataaataacgaccGTTTTTCCATTAGTTTACTTTTAatcgtggcatttttatttgtagaaattgggtcaatcaaagtattgACCATTATTATTGGTAAGGTTTGTCGTCACTGTTATAAAAGAGGTAGACGAATGCACGTAAATAAGTTAACTCGTTAAAACTTTTACTACTATCCTACTTGGAGGCACGCCGGATAGAGAGTGATCATCCGGCGATCACGTCATGAGTCCGAACCTAAAACGGCATCTCTCGGGATGCGGGCACTCATCAGTGAGAGCCGCGATAAATACAGGTTGGCTCACGATGGCAAAATATTCACcataacaattatttattactttcttccagCTGTCGGGTGAATCGCggattccttttcggaaaaatgatgcatttttcgacgcaatccaagtatccaaccaattctggaTCTGTTCATAGGAGGAGAACTACTGGTCAGCCaatccatgtgccatggataggaacagatggaaatccgATGGTGCCAGATCCGGTGAATACGGCGGGTGCTGTAAAATATCCCATTTGAGGGTATTAATgtagtttttcacaggttgcgcaacatgtggccgagcattggcatgcagcagaataactttgtcgtggcgtgatgagtattctggccgtttttcacgcagtgctcggcttaaactcatcaattgtttccggtagcgttcaccagtgattgtttctcccggtttcaAAAGTTCATAGTAAATAAtgccgagctggtcccaccaaatactcatcataactttcgagctatgaATATTCGGccgatgatttatgatgatgttggggtatgaccGGGGGATCCCCATGATTTTTTCCGAATAGGATTGCTGACcaaaatccacttctcgtcTTCCGTCACGATTATGTGCAGGAATTCCTTTCTGTTGTACCGCTGgaccagcaattcacacatgaagagtCTGCGTTCAATGTCCCGCGGCTTCAACCGACATCTTGTTTCGCTTAGAGCAGCATCGCCGTACACACTCGAAAGTTCTCGATGCGCTTCGgctgccgttttcttcgctcgaaaaaaaattgcaacacctcccgcatatggcgcttatccgtctcaaaatcagacattttcaagaactaggaacttCTATCcgcacgaaataatcactaatctgtttacacactttgattatgtcattcccaaacttgatttatgacgtttgtaaacgtcaaaatcaCGCCATTGTCCACAGTGGCccaattaatttcaaaacggccgttatttatttgcggatCTAATATGAGGAAGAAGAACTTTTCAAAGCGGCTCAACAATTCTTTCTAACTTCAGCAAGATAAAtgattacaacaaaaaaactggaacTCGTTACACCAAGCGACGAGAAACAGATGTGATTTGAAACACTTATTGAAGCCTGTTTCTAATTTACTGCAATGAAGAATTACATCAATTAGTCAAATAGTTATAAGCTGTCTAAGCTAAGATGAAGATATATTGAAATGGAACCATTTCAGACTCTAAACCACCGAAAGAATGCGTAAAGGTTTGTATACACACCGTAATACATTATACGACCACAGAACCCATAAGCACAAGCTGTAGAGCTCCACTATACTCTACTCTCTAGATTGAGCTCTAATAACCGAAAATTTtaagcagcaacaaacatgGGCATTGCGTTTTTATTTGATAATCGATTAGAGGCATCCTTAGGCAACGTAAATAATATCTTTTACATAGTCTTCTGCACTCATTTCATACACAACATCGCTGTTAAATTTGCAGTTGAAATTCTATCTCAAATATATCCTAATATTTGGTTGTTACCATAAATATTTGGTTGTTTATATCCCGATAAACCAGTATTTCACGACTATCGTGCATATTTTACTAATTTTTGGCGTTTAGATTGGAGTTTTGGAGATTCGATTCATAATCTTTGGGGTACACAAATTTTAATACAACATAATTAATGTGGTTCGCTGATCAATCATGATGAAAATCCCAATTGATTATTTATCAGTAAGTTTGTGTATTTTCACCTATTAATCGTTGTTTTTCGCTCAACCTCTTGTAGGTTCGCCCCTTGCCCTGCCGATGGTTTGTACGCGAATCGAgtgatgcaaacaaaaaaaccactttaaaaataatttgttcatCGATTGCTTCAGATCTATCAATTTCACGTGGAAGAGATTTCCCACGAAAAGGACGTGCATtcgaaaaattattatttactttacAAATCCCATAACTTC
This genomic window from Anopheles maculipalpis chromosome 2RL, idAnoMacuDA_375_x, whole genome shotgun sequence contains:
- the LOC126557123 gene encoding mucin-2-like, translated to MGAYPTQTRWGGTILIAIVLMFIIMVHRSSAADSICERIDFNDINTWKVQQCSGPFREIFRLRAYGSTSLFRPFRERVTYFLSNDVRGISCTESINSFYMNAFTEIRMIYQLMFRNPCLLTLMVYDLDMMDEFGEPLLAQNWTTRAQTSTWSLFVGKVEREIRRARIQLQADMSADGELAIEYITVYNPLVLEEFCMVLDEFYTTPELTTATTRPTTTTTSLASTTTRRTRSTTTSTTMMPSTTTTTTRPTTTSPTTTTASTTTTTTVTTTPTTTTTTPMTTTTTTTPSTTTTTTTPSTTTTTTTPSTTTTTTTPSTTTTTTTPSTTTTTTTPSTTTTTTTPLTTTTTTTPSTTTTTTTSTTTATTPTTTTTTTTPSTTTTTTTPSTSTPSTTATASTHPITTSITTSTIITSTRTATTTAPPTTASPPSSTPFQNETTNIITTSTTFATIVPTTSSTVTSTTAIVTSTTPITFFTTTSTVPTITSTDDTTSTQSKTTEPPTTSTTVTYTTTRRRRTTTTTLSSTTTTTSTTLTNYPDRTTTLPTTSVPVKTTTTTTTTIAPRTTTNSTNTTTTSTQSTTVPLTSSSTNLPSTPSTPSTPNSPVPSTTTVPYTTRISTPPTPWNISSTTETYAPTTTTTTDLPSSMPTTLPIVNLPNASVALWIALSGVFIVLFILASAMALYIYVSGAELHQALGSVGHFFTCTKRDRAGTGNEDDQQPYGTDQPNNFDPFDTFYGQQQLKNRLRPKHNSISSISNNSSKAIRQKYPKFNVDPYQQGTIAEGSMNAASLDQPRFDLMDDIDVIKYKNRLNKL